CTGCTTGAGTAGCTATTGATTATAAACATTGAAATCTTTACTAATATTCCACCAAACTACATCTCTTTTAAACATCTCAAAGATGGCCTTACAACTCCCTTCTCTTCTCTCTTTGTCACTAAGCTATTTGTCACTTTTTTATTGCGATTGTCACACGTAAGCTGAATTAAGCAACTACAATAGAACTCTTCACTACTTCTCAAGATGGTTTTTGCATGTCTTGGGACCTATAACCACAAAGTAAAACTCGCACATAGCGCATAGCAGATAACAGACAATGCAAGGAGGTGTTAGAAGGAAGAAGGACCTGTTGCCAAGGTATGGTAACAAGCTGCATCCACGCAACAATGGGTCGCGTAACCCGTTCAACTACATGACGACTccgatgaagaagatccTGGGTTACATCCTGCTGTTGTTGATCACTTTTGCATTTATCAAGACTGTGTACAGCGACTTACAACACGAGCCCAGCTTTGAACTGGATCACGAGTCCCTGGCATCAAGCATGGAAAAGAGTGGTAAGCTGAACATTGATCCAAAGGAATTTGTAGGTGTAAATAACGAACAGAGAGCCAAGGATAAGATCCAGGATACTGAGAAACTGATGAGAGATGAGAAGGAAAGAGTTGCTGTCGCTGGAGGTGGAAGCGGTAGTGGTAATGCCATCGGTGCTGGAGCCAACAATGCAGCCAAGAAAGGCACTAAAaagcagcaacaacaagCAGCTGCGGCAGCTGCCGTAGGTGCCGCTGTGCCAAACGGTCAAGAGCCAGATGACTTGACTAAGGAGCAAAAGGAGAAGCAGGAAGAGAtcaaacaacaacagcaacaacaagCCCCAGCTGATAAGAACAACCTCAAGGCTAAAGGTGGGAACAACGTTGCCGACAACTCAAACAAAGATAAGATGaaagatataaaaaatgatatgATCAAGGACTCAAAGAAAGATGTCAATGATGTGAAGAAAAACGTAAAGCAAGATTTGAAGGACTCTAAGAAAGATCTAAAGAATGCTCAAGCGAATGTGTAGACCTAACCACTCCCCCTCTCCCTCTTTCTGGCACAGAcatattatataatatcaaacCCAAGCGCTGCAACGGTTTATGCGGGATTATTAACATGTAATTCTTCCGCCCTTTTAATTTTGATTCATTGGTATTCTAGATGAATAGTATGTTTGCATTGATATCTTAAGTTAGACTGTACGCCTATATAAATTAGATAAAGCGACAATAATGGATAGTCAAGATAGACATTTCTAAGGTCTATAAAAATcagaatatatttattactGGTTAAAGTAGTGTATGTTTAGAAATCAAATCTCTTCTTGGTATAAACATAAGCACCATATGCCAGGCAAAACATGAACGCAACAATGCTCATGAACCAATTCAATGATTCATTAAATTGACCAGGTACAATAACATTCATACCCCACAAACCTGTTATAACGTTCATTGGTAATACAATTGTACCTAGAATGGTAATTTTTCCCAAAACGTCATTCATATCGTTGTTGACTCTAGTCATATCGATATTAATTTGAGCAAGATAGTTTGAATGTGACCTACTTAGTAGCTTTTCATAGTGGTTTAATGATGCAACCATAGTAACTATATGATCCTGGATATCGCCAAGATATATCCCAATTTCACTTTGGGGTCCAAAATCCCATTGCTCATTGTATCTCTTAGCGAATCCCTTGATCACATCAGCCTTCCACCCTAGTAATCGCAGGATACTCATAACACGCTTACGGCACTCACCAATTCTTCTCAGCATATcacctttcttcttccatCCAATAATGTTTGGGTTTATACTTGATAGGCTGCTATCGCTACTTCTGCTACTGCTACTGCTGCTTCGAGTTCTGGATGAGAATGTATTGTATGACCTAGATGAACGAGTTTCAAATGATCTTCTGCCAATTGATCCACGTATGGAACCTGCCTTCTTGGATCTCTTATCGAAAAGTAGTCTTGTGTTTTCACCACCACTAGACTTATTAGCTCCTCTAACACTGAATGTTGATTCATTATCATCGCCATAGTCGCTGTCTGAGTCACTATCGCTGGAGTCACTGTCACTATCATCATATGTATGATGCATTTTTAAAATTGCATCCTCAATGTCATATACTTCATCCTCAATCAATTCAATCATTGGCCCGAAAGCATCCGTAATATCATCGATTAAGGCGTATGCAATCCAATCGGAAGTAACATTTAAATAATCTTTTAGTAGTCTAGCTCTCCTTCTCACATTAATAGGATGAGGGGTAGGAGCAAAATGAAAAGTTAAAACACCTGTTCtaaaaacaataatgtAGACGTTGAGCGGTTGCAACTCACCCTCTCTTGGTTTATGTCTATCACCAGATTTGCGTTTCCTATTTCTCTCTTCTATCATTTTCAGCCGTTGTTTGTCTGCCTTGTGATGAAGACTAGAAGAGTAGAGAGACTGTTCTGCTCCACCCCTCTTAATATCATTTGAGGACCGTCTTCTCTTCCTAAAGAAGGATGATAGCCAACCTCTCCTGTTACTACGGTGAGAAACACTGTCTCTGTCGGCATTTGTACCCGTATCCTCGTTATATTTATTCCTTTTCTGCCTTAATACATGTTTTTCAgcaataatatcaaaacttctgaaacaaataaaataataatccTTGAATAGCTCTACCTTTTCACGTGTCTCGCCTAAAAATATATCCTCAGTAGTTAAGGGATGGATACCAAAAGCTTTactcaatattttcatttcttcttcagttggATTAACTACGTCCAACCAAAAAGGAGCTACTTCATCTAAGTCTACTTCCAAATCTGCCGCGTTAGAACCCAAATGAGTCCCAGAGGCACTGTTGGACATGTTTGAGGGGTTCTTGATTAGATGTGAATTCGAGTGAGATGGAGTGTTGGCTTTAGTATTTAATGGAGTATTAGCTCCTGAAAAGTTGCTCGACCCTCTCTGATCGGCATATATAGAGGCCACGAATAGATCTTGGTATTTTTGGCCTGGTTGTAGTAGCCCAGATATTGTCGGAGAATGAACTGTTGCATCTAAATCAATTCTGAAATAAGTAAATCTAAAATGTTCAGGATTACTAGATATTATGTGTGATGGGTATTGAATATTTCTACCCACTAAGAAGTTGTCTCGTAACTCACTATTGCCGGGGATAGCTGGATTAACTGGAGACATTCCAGGAGCAGATTGAAAACCCTGGTGCTTATTCTGTGTTAGATGCCATGGTGCTAGCCTCCTCGGTCTTAATCTTCCTGTATTGAGTTGTTCTGCTTCATTTACTCTTTTGTTTCCCAATTCAGGAACGTCTATATTAGTAACAATCGGCTTGGAGAAGAATATTCCTGAACTGGATTCCGCTTTAGTATATCTATCATTAGCGTCTGGGAATGACTGatcatcaaaatcattGTTAACATAAggttcttcatcttcatcatattGGAAGTGAAAAGCTTCTGCATCTCTAATTGCCTGTC
This is a stretch of genomic DNA from Nakaseomyces glabratus chromosome M, complete sequence. It encodes these proteins:
- a CDS encoding uncharacterized protein (CAGL0M13211g~Ortholog(s) have Golgi apparatus localization), with the protein product MQGGVRRKKDLLPRYGNKLHPRNNGSRNPFNYMTTPMKKILGYILLLLITFAFIKTVYSDLQHEPSFELDHESLASSMEKSGKLNIDPKEFVGVNNEQRAKDKIQDTEKLMRDEKERVAVAGGGSGSGNAIGAGANNAAKKGTKKQQQQAAAAAAVGAAVPNGQEPDDLTKEQKEKQEEIKQQQQQQAPADKNNLKAKGGNNVADNSNKDKMKDIKNDMIKDSKKDVNDVKKNVKQDLKDSKKDLKNAQANV
- the MNR2 gene encoding putative Mg(2+) transporter MNR2 (CAGL0M13233g~Ortholog(s) have role in cellular magnesium ion homeostasis and fungal-type vacuole membrane, vacuole-mitochondrion membrane contact site localization), whose product is MNNESSSPSPLTSIPQLLQNQETNSVDASNSDSQPIPRRPKPMKHRISDSSMPMGSSFSNDFDNTDSLGILHEAETQYEVGIRQTEEEEEDENHGAAEREENIDNTDNTDALEHAVNAETEWKTKVNSAQHNISVTNGRGGRGSYLDHRKNSILETRPLTFAKKNRPKKTEKNDKSEQKKKQRAFSMNADVLKPRLSRTGGRIDPGADYPEDLKARLAASYNTRNYDPYLSSTGTPPVINGFRKSPLHRRDTLIPNGNDVVIDVDELMRHVKHKGTHKKKGHQDDRHSRRSYPSSSASYSTSTRSTDVFQSDMEDEDEDEYNSRPSSRRSSNNSSLDDVCLVLEDEDENLDKMWPDVAVLEEFSKEETEKLRRQAIRDAEAFHFQYDEDEEPYVNNDFDDQSFPDANDRYTKAESSSGIFFSKPIVTNIDVPELGNKRVNEAEQLNTGRLRPRRLAPWHLTQNKHQGFQSAPGMSPVNPAIPGNSELRDNFLVGRNIQYPSHIISSNPEHFRFTYFRIDLDATVHSPTISGLLQPGQKYQDLFVASIYADQRGSSNFSGANTPLNTKANTPSHSNSHLIKNPSNMSNSASGTHLGSNAADLEVDLDEVAPFWLDVVNPTEEEMKILSKAFGIHPLTTEDIFLGETREKVELFKDYYFICFRSFDIIAEKHVLRQKRNKYNEDTGTNADRDSVSHRSNRRGWLSSFFRKRRRSSNDIKRGGAEQSLYSSSLHHKADKQRLKMIEERNRKRKSGDRHKPREGELQPLNVYIIVFRTGVLTFHFAPTPHPINVRRRARLLKDYLNVTSDWIAYALIDDITDAFGPMIELIEDEVYDIEDAILKMHHTYDDSDSDSSDSDSDSDYGDDNESTFSVRGANKSSGGENTRLLFDKRSKKAGSIRGSIGRRSFETRSSRSYNTFSSRTRSSSSSSRSSDSSLSSINPNIIGWKKKGDMLRRIGECRKRVMSILRLLGWKADVIKGFAKRYNEQWDFGPQSEIGIYLGDIQDHIVTMVASLNHYEKLLSRSHSNYLAQINIDMTRVNNDMNDVLGKITILGTIVLPMNVITGLWGMNVIVPGQFNESLNWFMSIVAFMFCLAYGAYVYTKKRFDF